Part of the Marinitoga litoralis genome is shown below.
GCATCATTAAAAACAAATTCCTGACAATTAGGTATTAATGGCCAAAAAGGAGCTTTTAATTTTTCAAATCCATTAATTGATAAAGCGCCTAATGTTCTACCATGAAATCCATTATTAAAATAAATTATCTTTTTTTTATCTTTTGTAGCTAACTTTTTTATAGCTTTCAATGCAGCCTCAGTGGCTTCAGTGCCAGAATTTGTAAAAAATACAGAACCTTTTTCACCAGTTAATTCAACTAATTTATTTGCCACCCATTCTGCATCTTCATCTAATAAATAGTTAGATAAGTGCATATATCTATCCATTTTATTTTTCATTCTTTCTATTAATTCCTTATTAGAATGTCCTAAAGCTAAAACTCCTATACCAGAAAAGGTATCAATATATTTTTTCCCTTCCTTATTATAAATATATATACCTTCAGCATAATCTATATCCAAATTATAATAATCATACATTTTTAATATCATAATTCAAACTCCCTTATTATAGCTTTAGTAGCCATATCCAAATACTTTTTTTCTAATAAACAGGAAATTTTTATTTCAGATGTTGTTACCATTCTAATCGGTATATCTTCTAATGCTTTAAAAAATCTAGAAGCAACACCCTTTTCTGTTTTCATTCCTATACCAACAACTGAAACCTTTGCATAACCATGTTCATATGTTACTTGTGACTCATTGAAATTAGAAAGTGCTTCTTTTAAATAACTATCAAAGTGTTCCATTTCTTCTTCAATAATGGTAAAAGAAACATTAAGCTTATTATTTATATTTATTATTGAAATCATATCTACATTAAAACCTTTTTGTGCTATCTTATCAAATATATTATAAATAATTGCATGATCAAATGGTAAATTTGTAATTGTAACCTGTGTTTGATTTTCCATAACACTCATTCCTGTAACAACAGGATTTTCTATATTATCTGCTACCACATAAGTCCCCTCCTCTTCAGAGAAAGTAGAAGCACAATATACTTTTACATTATATTTTTTTGCTACTTCTACAGCTCTACTATGTAAAACCTTTGCTCCTAAACTTGCCATTTCAAGCATTTCATCATATGTAACATACTTTAATTTTTTCGCATTAGGATATCTTCTAGGATCAAAGGTAAATATACCAGGAAAATCACTATATATTTCACACTCTGAATTCAAAGCTGCTGCAATTGCTACTGCAGAGGTATCAGAACCACCCCTACCTAAAGTTGTATAATCACCTTCTTCTGTAATCCCTTGAAATCCTGTAATTACTAAAACATCATTCTCTTCTAAAAATTTTAATATCTTTGAAGTTTTAAATCTATGTATTCTAGCCTTATTAAAATCAGATGTAGTAAAAATACCCGCTTGAAAAGCATTTAAAGATTTAGTTTTTACATTTAAATCTATTAAAGCCATAGATAATAATGCTACAGACATTTGTTCTCCTGTAGTTAATAACATATCTAACTCTCTAGGATGTGGCTTTTCTGAAATTTCTTTGGCTAATTTAATTAAATTATCTGTAGTTTTGCCCATTGCAGAAACTATAACAACTAACTTATATCCTTCATCAACTTTCTTTTTAACCTTATTAGCAACAAATTTTATTTTTTCTGCATCTGCTACAGATGAACCACCGTATTTTTGTACAACTATATTCATTATATCACCTACAAATTTCTTAAATCATCTAATATTTTTGTCTTATCCTTTGTTTTTTCATCAACTTTTTTAATAACTCTAGCAGGCACTCCAGCAACTACTGTATTTGGCTCAACGTTTTTTGTAACTACTGACCCAGCAGCAACAACTGCATTTTCACCTATTCTAACTCCTTCTAATACTACTGCATTCGCACCAATTAAAACATTATCTTCTATTACTACAGGATCTGCACTTGGTGGTTCTATTACACCAGCTATGACAGAACCTGCACCAATATGACAATTATCACCTATTTGTGCTCTACCTCCTACGACAACATTCATATCAATCATTGTTTTTTTACCTATTTTAGCTCCTATATTTATTACAGCACCCATCATAATAACTGCATTATCTCCAATTTCGACTAAATCCCTAATTATTGCACCTGGTTCTATTCTTGCATTTACTTTACTTAAATCCAATAATGGTATTGCTGAATTTCTTCTATCCATTTCTATTCTATATTTTTTTATCTTTTCTTTATTTTCACTTAAGAATTTTTCAAATTCTTCTAATTCACAGAATATAATACCTGATTTCTCATCACCATAATATTCTTCAAAAGGTAACTCTTTTAAATCACCTCTTATATATACCTTTACTGGTGTAGTTTTTTTTGATTTTGCTATATATTCAATAATTTCATATGAATCCATATTATTTCCTCCCATTCATTGTTATTTCAAATACATCTTTGAATGTATAATATCCTGCTACTGCTTTCAATGCAAATTCAGCAGATTTTAATACACCCTCAGCAAAAGTTCTTCTCGACAATGCCCTATGAGATATACTTATTACTTCGCCTAAATTACCAAAATATATTGTATGATCTCCTGGTACATTTCCCAATCTCAAAGAAGATATATTCACATCTTTTCCTATTACTTCTTTAATCATTTTAGCTGTTCCTGAAGGTTTATCTTTTTTAAACCTATGATGAGTCTCAGATATTTCTATATCAACATTTTCACCAAATAATTCATTTGCCATTTTAACTAACTTCAATAATACTTGTACTCCCAAAGAAAAATTATAACTTTGTACTACTGGTACATATTGAGACACCTCATGCAATTTCTTTATATGTTCTTCTGTTAATCCTGTTGTACCTATAATTAATGGACAATGAAATTTATCTACATATTCTATAGTTTTTTCAAAAACTTCTGGTAATGAAAAATCAATTAAAACATCTGGTTTTTCAATATAATTTTCTCCTGTATTATCATATGAAAAAACTAATTCATAATTTTTTTCTGAAAATAGATTGTATATTTCATTTCCCATTCTTCCATTTCTTCCAATAATTCCATATTTCATAATATATTCAACTCCTCAAATAAATTATCTATAACATCTTTTCCTGATTTACTAATTGGAATTAATGGTAATCTTAAAACATTTTTACAATAACCTAATTTTGAAACTGCATATTTAACTGGAATTGGATTAACTTCAATGAATAGTTTTCTCATTAATACATTATATTTATTATTTATTTCTTGAGCTTTTACATAATCATTATTTAAAATTGCATGTGTTAATTCTCTCATTTTTTCAGGTAATACATT
Proteins encoded:
- a CDS encoding 4-hydroxy-tetrahydrodipicolinate reductase; translation: MKYGIIGRNGRMGNEIYNLFSEKNYELVFSYDNTGENYIEKPDVLIDFSLPEVFEKTIEYVDKFHCPLIIGTTGLTEEHIKKLHEVSQYVPVVQSYNFSLGVQVLLKLVKMANELFGENVDIEISETHHRFKKDKPSGTAKMIKEVIGKDVNISSLRLGNVPGDHTIYFGNLGEVISISHRALSRRTFAEGVLKSAEFALKAVAGYYTFKDVFEITMNGRK
- a CDS encoding aspartate kinase, encoding MNIVVQKYGGSSVADAEKIKFVANKVKKKVDEGYKLVVIVSAMGKTTDNLIKLAKEISEKPHPRELDMLLTTGEQMSVALLSMALIDLNVKTKSLNAFQAGIFTTSDFNKARIHRFKTSKILKFLEENDVLVITGFQGITEEGDYTTLGRGGSDTSAVAIAAALNSECEIYSDFPGIFTFDPRRYPNAKKLKYVTYDEMLEMASLGAKVLHSRAVEVAKKYNVKVYCASTFSEEEGTYVVADNIENPVVTGMSVMENQTQVTITNLPFDHAIIYNIFDKIAQKGFNVDMISIININNKLNVSFTIIEEEMEHFDSYLKEALSNFNESQVTYEHGYAKVSVVGIGMKTEKGVASRFFKALEDIPIRMVTTSEIKISCLLEKKYLDMATKAIIREFEL
- the dapD gene encoding 2,3,4,5-tetrahydropyridine-2,6-dicarboxylate N-acetyltransferase is translated as MDSYEIIEYIAKSKKTTPVKVYIRGDLKELPFEEYYGDEKSGIIFCELEEFEKFLSENKEKIKKYRIEMDRRNSAIPLLDLSKVNARIEPGAIIRDLVEIGDNAVIMMGAVINIGAKIGKKTMIDMNVVVGGRAQIGDNCHIGAGSVIAGVIEPPSADPVVIEDNVLIGANAVVLEGVRIGENAVVAAGSVVTKNVEPNTVVAGVPARVIKKVDEKTKDKTKILDDLRNL